From the Cryptomeria japonica chromosome 2, Sugi_1.0, whole genome shotgun sequence genome, one window contains:
- the LOC131859983 gene encoding replication protein A 70 kDa DNA-binding subunit A-like, which yields MSSSTSSPAPLQQPPPDTLELNDHIELTLYAIRSINVGDDIPSPLLYLLSFEKMAGDLDDNDRYKIVLSDGMYMQLAILPPKYADLLHAETLKIGSIKDANTVYKKINSHLEIVLTATSVLKRCAPDSAEPSKKTHFTPINEVLTTNNNTLVDVIGVVVNVREIFVIRRKDGSTVNKRIVKLNDMSALAIDVNLWRPPSEQLGNDLKNMHASGTFVILVVQNARVGYLNGKVINVSASTTFKINPSIPEADPLHLRGCLQLCLDSHSLDVHAKNNQYKRMSIASILECLSIVPETIETTITAVLQFIKREQFYYTTCPLQFNGKECKKKCTKLAENLWLCPRCQTQFPEFLVSTDTYNSESRIKVTIKKAQRLDFEAECSYLLAEIARMGATT from the exons ATGTCATCTTCTACCAGCTCTCCTGCTCCATTGCAGCAGCCTCCCCCAGATACTTTG GAACTTAACGACCACATTGAGCTTACCCTGTATGCAATCCGATCTATAAATGTTGGAGATGATATCCCTTCCCCATTGCTGTACCTCTTGTCATTTGAAAAAATGGCTGGTGATCTAGACGACAATGACAGATACAAAATAGTCTTGTCTGATGGCATGTATATGCAGTTAGCCATTTTGCCACCTAAGTATGCTGACTTATTGCATGCGGAGACATTGAAGATAG GTTCTATAAAAGATGCAAACACAGTATACAAAAAGATTAACAGCCACCTTGAGATTGTCTTGACTGCAACTTCAGTTTTGAAGAGATGTGCCCCTGATTCTGCTGAGCCAAGTAAAAAAACCCACTTCACCCCTATTAATGAAGTTCTCACCACCAACAACAATACTTTGGTtgatgttattggtgttgttgtcAATGTCAGAGAAATTTTTGTAATTCGTAGAAAGGATGGATCTACTGTAAACAAGAGAATAGTAAAATTAAATGATATGTCAGCTTTGGCAATTGATGTTAACCTTTGGCGGCCGCCATCAGAACAACTAGGCAATGActtgaagaatatgcatgcatctgGAACATTTGTCATCCTTGTTGTTCAAAATGCAAGGGTTGGGTATCTCAATGGGAAAGTTATTAATGTTTCAGCGTCAACAACTTTCAAAATTAACCCTTCCATTCCTGAAGCAGACCCCCTCCATTTAAGAGGTTGTCTACAACTATGCCTTGATTCACACTCTTTGGATGTGCATGCCAAAAATAACCAGTACAAGAGaatgtccattgcatccatccttgaatgccttagcattgTGCCTGAAACCATTGAGACTACTATTACAGCTGTCTTGCAATTCATAAAGCGTGAACAGTTTTATTATACAACTTGCCCATTACAATTCAATGGTAAAGAATGTAAAAAGAAATGTACTAAGCTAGCTGAGAATTTGTGGCTCTGCCCTAGGTGCCAAACACAATTCCCTGAAT ttttggtCTCTACTGACACATACAACTCTGAAAGTAGAATAAAAGTAACAATCAAAAAAGCGCAGAGGCTTGATTTTGAAGCTGAGTGCAGCTACTTACTTGCAGAGATTGCCAGAATGGGAGCAACTACATGA